TCGCTCCCCTTCCATACAAACCATAATGTATTGTtactgttaattttaaaattgaaaaggGGAACATATACCAACAAGAAAATCTTTCACAGAAATAAACACTTGGCCAATATGTTACACacacaaccagaaacacattatttGATTACACACATTAATTATTTGACTATACACACAAGTAAACCATTGAATTGACACCTGTGTGAATGCACGAAGCGCACTGTGTTGCAAACTGTCACTCTTAAACGAACGTTCTCTGTACAGTAcgattgtttttcttctttttctctttgagATGGATCCAATCCAATAACGGGAAATAACTGACAAGATACCTTTCCGTTAGTATCGTCTTCACAATGACAAGATGTTTTTCACGGTGTACGTTGATTGTGAAGACGCACGCCAGGTcgagtttattaaaaatgttgttaTGTTTGTCTTTTGCACTAGCAAATATTGTTATAACAGCAGCTCTAAACACCTAGAActagccaaacaaaataaaaccttATCCCCCGGTTTATAGCTCCGTAGCCATAATCCAGTCACAATCCAAAATAGGTGAAGTGGTGCCCGACCCCATCTTTAGCCTTTGTTATCAAAATCGccaaatatacaaattaaaatagatttcagcgaataaatttaattaatcgATCAAAAATATAATTCGAGAAACAattgaatacatttatttaaggCGTTTTAATTTTGgtgcatttttaatttttaaatttttttatttatttatttattttggttatATCAAATTTTAGTTTCTCTACAGGTTTTGTTACCAAATTCATCAAACTGCTAGTAATGGTTTGCGCAGAATTTAAAGCCTGAGATCCTGATAGGAAGAGACCCACTTGAACAGTcagattaaatatataaatgatgttATGCCCCAGAATAAACTCAACCCAAAATCTGTTATGCTTTATGAGACACTGGCAGAACACCATACACTTGACCACTTCTCCttgattttataaaagtaatattgTCCTCTTTCCCTTCAGCcatgttgtattttataattcCACAGTTAGTGTTGAAGCCACTGAAGGACAACAAGCTTCCGTTCTGCCATAATACACGAAACGATCGCCATTTCGCTGTTGACTTCAATCTTGATTTCACCATCACTGTCAGTGACCTGGACGTGCATCACATTTCCATCATAGTCCAGCAGATATACATCAGGGAGGTGAACCGAACCCCTCAGACACACCGAGCTGTATGGTAAACGTGAGCTGAAGTTAGATACACAGTGACTCGCTGTATTGAATACAGAAATCTAGAAAAAATGACAGTTGAATCACTAAACGCGCGCATGGTAAAAAAGACGCCATCAATGTGTCTTTTGGTATTGGGCATGGCTTTCATTACTATTTAGTGTATTGATGGCATCGGAATCGCCTTCGTGAATAATATTTAAGTCAGTTGCTTCCCCTTGATTGTTAATTCGACAAATGGTATTGCAATCGAAGTTCCACCAATTACTTTATTCGAGACCGAATGGAATGTAtgacatattaaacatatttactgTACCGGTACCATATGCCAGACAAGGTTTGAGTTGAGAACGCGTTCGACATTGTCAGCTGTTAAATAAAGTAATCTTTAAACAACATGCACTATAAAAAGTAATTCGCCGAACGCAACAAAGTCAATAGCCatatttaactgacattttattatttttggggtgatCATACTTGATCAATATATTTCGTaaacgtatttattttattgaccagttatattatacttctttttctttttcgtaaGAAAAGCGTCCATTGTTTGGAAGCTCTTGGCTGCACGTGTCTGTCAGAGTGTTCGTATGTGTCTGCcagtgtgtccgtgtgtgtctGCCAGTGTATTGGTGTCTGTCAGAATGTTTGtgcgtgtctgtgagtgtgtttgcatgtgtctgtgtgtgtgtgtgtctgtcagtgtgtttgtttgtgtctgtcaatatgtgtgtctgtcagtgtgtttgtgtgtgtctggcaatgtgtatttgtgtgtctgtcagtgtgtgtgtgtgtgtgtgtgtgtctgtgtgtgtgtgtgtgcgcgcgcgcgcgcgcgtgtgtgtgtgtcgttgtgtttgtgtgtgtctgccagtgggtttgtgtgtgtctgtcagtgtgtttgcatctgtctgtcagtgtgtttgcgtgtgtctgtcagtgcatttccgtatgtctgtcagtgtgtttgcaTCTGTCTGTCGGTGTGTTTTTGTCATATGTGTGAGTGTTTGCGTGTGTCTGCGTGTTTGCGTGTCtgtcaatgtgtttttgtcttATGTGTCAgtgtttggtgcacctcgaactttgacccagccggaagttatttggttcagTAGTACCTAAAGCACTATGATCACAGTGCAGGGGGCAATGTCAGTATGTTTGTGAAGGGATGTTCCACAATGAAGTTGGAAAGTATAAaggtatgtaatataaattatgataagtAATCTGTATTTACCATCCACAATTATAGGCTTTACATAACTTGAAAGCATTGCAGTAGCCAGCAATCTGGATTGTTGGGTATGTGGGGtgggcgcccccccccccccccaccactgtGTTTTATATGTGCAGGGGGTGGCACTGGTGGGGGATCCgatgggagtgggggtgggcaaccaacattttaaaaaacaaacttataaaggCAAACAAATTCCTGATTGGGGATGGAGCATTGCCGtcacccgcccccccccctccccacacacacgcTTACCAATCCCCTGCGGCAAATGATAATCTTATCAAGATAATTTTTAAGGCCTAAAAGTTTAGTTTCACAGTATCactaatgttgtttaaaattatatattatgaaacAGCAATATTAGTACACTGCATGAAAAGCCTGCTGAATGTTGTCAATTGTGATTCAGTTTGTTAACATCTTCTTTCAGTTACACAAAGAGAGTGAGGCACACAAGACTGCTGTCCTAAAGAAAATGGGAGAAGAAGCTACCCCAggtgacaacataataattataatttacttacaacagtttgtaataaaactaaaacaagttctgtttccttcttttgtgttgttattattgtttgtatgatatggtaacatgtttttaaagtgcaatttaagtaagttCCTTTGTTTAACGAAATTCGGTCGCGGGCCATTCAAATGTTGTACGGGTgagtcaaagtgttgctgtaAGTGGCCCGATTGTCCAGTCAAAACAAATCCCAAATGCATACCCTGTGACATCATAGCATATTTACGTCAAAAGGGAACAGATCAATTGGcatgtaaattaaaaagaaaatgcatataaaatatattgtttttaaacccATACTAACTCAAATATCACtgtagattttataaaaatgtttctttataaattaccatcaaattgcgTAGgttacatttccttcctttttgatACAGGTGTGaagacaactgatggaacagccaaggtaAATCACGCACAGTTCTTTCTTAATCGatgtgtactgcattatcgacTATTTCAGTGACAATTTGAATACAAGTAAAGGCCGTTCTAACATTGATCTTCTTTTTGTATTAAACTTAGTATATAATTTGAAGGTAATTTcttaagaaacatttttatttacactgaatatttttttaaaacacgttAATTGAGTTcgtatgggtttaaaacgtcatatttgttttatacgcattttaattgtattttgtatattcAGTAGACGTAAACAgactaaatttattttgtaaatatcatgTCCTCAccctcctcccacccccacccctcataTCTAAGGGCTTGGGGTTTTTAAACTCTATCTCCTTTACTAGTAGCAATATATCGTTTATATGGTCATTCCCACAAACTGggcagcacatgccatggcctttgtctataccagtcgtgggacaaaaataataataaacatttaagcataataaacattaaacattaaagcATATTCaagtaataacaaacattttataacaagaTGTTAACACATTTATGAGACATTTTCTAATTGTTATAAACTTACATTTGACCTTGGGAGGGATAAAAAAAATGGCACTGAACGCATGCTTTATAGCTCTTTGGAAAGATATTCGAAAGCATAACATGATAGGAATGGTTTCGTATTGCATTTCAAAAATTATATTGCATGACCTTCcttgacatatccgattattcctaattcataaaaaaaacaaaacaaaaaaaaacgtacttgcagggattctagattatggtagccccactcatatggttactgatattcaatgttgggctagtaaataaatacttataACGCTAGGGGTCCGATGGTAGTGAAAACCAAAAAAGTTGGTCCCCACACAAATATCCTGTCCTCAACCCTCCTCACCCTCCCCCTCATATATAAGGGCTTTGGGGTTTTAAACTTTATctcctttaggtgacatattcgATTATTCCTACTAGTAAAATCGTgtttacttaaagtagggctagtgaatttttaatcatggctagtagattttttaaatcactgatcattcatttcatttcaacttattttcgtgcttatatcctattaaggttcaagcacgctgttctaggcgcacacctcagctatccgggatgtctgtccaggacaatgggttagttatagttggttagtggttagtgagagataagaaggtgtagtggtgttacacctacccactgagccggTAAAagcttgctctgggttggagcgggtaccgggctgcgaaccctgtacttaccagcctgtagtccgatggcttaaccactgtaccACCGAGACAGGTAATCACCGATTCCATAGCTAGTGTATTTATTCTAACAATTCTAGAAACCCCGTCACTGGTCTAGAGACATGTTACCAGATTGAGTATTTTAACGTCCTTCGTAGCCAGCATTATACAAACCCCACAATTGGTCTGATATATCTGCCGTCAACCTAAATTCGGTACAGATATCAGACTAGAAACCCACATATTGGGACTCTATAaattacgacaggcagcaatgcCTCTTTTAACTGCGCTCCCCACAGGCtggatatcacaaaccatggcctttgttgaaccagttatggatcactggtcggtgcaagtggtttacacctacccattgagccttgcggagcaatcGCAGGGTTTAGAGTCtctatctggattaaaaatcccatgcctcgactgggatccgaacctgtacctaccagcctgtagacctatggcctaaccacgacgccaccgaggccggttatccATCCATTTAGGACTTACAATGTGTAAGAAATGGAGCTAattgcaaaaacattttaattaaaactgtttgattagttatttttaattgttttcacACTCACAATAAAACCATGTTTCAGAAACCCAGGACTTATACTTATATCCCACACTCTAGATATCGTACCGCCGggcgatagagagagagagagagagagagagagagagagagagagagagagagagagagagagagagagagagagagagagagagagagagagagagagagagagagagagagagagattgagagaagagagacagacagacacagatagacagagacgcGTTGTTCGCGATTAACTCGCTGACCAGTGTTACCAAACGGTCTACAACAtctgaggtcaggtcaggtcatggtTTCTtgcgtgcacattcagaacaagctgttgtcgTCGGCGTAGGTGTCGACATtcaccggctcctccgtccagaacAGGGAAAGGTTTGGAGGTGGATGGGAGACATGTGCAAGGGAGAAGAAACAGGCCGACCAGGGGCCATGATCCCGAAGCTAACGTTATGTAGTAACGATATCGTTAACATGTTGTTGACAAAACTATAATTTATGAttctcaaaaaaaaaaggtgtctTTATAGCCCCGTTTTATTCTTTATGGTTGTTATTAGCCTACAATATCGCTATATTAACAACAGGTCCAACCCTGTTGTTAACAGTGTCGTTTATTAAAGGTCTCTCGTAACAAAGTATGACACGCACTGCGCATGATGCACACTACCGACGAATTAAAATGACGGCTGCATTGGTAGCAATATTGGATCGTAGGAGAATAAGGAGACGACAGGCTGTCCCAAGAGTAATCCGAGATCGAAATAATCCACTTGATTTCATGAACGATGTGGAGCTTCAAAACAAATACAGACTTGATAGGGATGGTATATTGTATCCGTGTAACAAACTGCAACTGGATCTCGAAAGGTCTACACGTAGAAGTGGGGCATTGCCACTTTCACTGCAAGTGATAGCTGCACTACGATACTTTGCCACAGGAAGTTTTCAGGCAGTTACTGGAGATGTTCACGGCTTAAGTCGTTTTTCTGTGTCACGATGTGTACACACAGTTAGTCGCTCCATAGTTAACAAACTGATGAAAATCCATATAAAATTTCCTcgtgaaaataatgaaataagaAGTGTTAAAAGGGACTTGTACAACTTGGCTGATTTCCCAAATGTACTTGGAGCTTTGGATGGTACCCTGATCCCTATCAAAGACCCCTCAATTGACGAACATTTATATTTCAGCCACAAAGGGTACCATGCCATCAACGTGCAGTGTGTGGTATCAGCCAAGGGCGTATTTTTAGACATAGTGGCAAAATGGCCTTGTGCAACGCATGATGCACTGATATGGAGAAATTGTGATCTTGCGCAACAGTTTGAAACTGGCCACATCAAGGATGGGTGGTTATTAGGAGAGTCTGGATACTCACTAAAGCCATGGTTGATGACTCCAGTCTCAAACCCGACCACTAGGCAAGAGAGAGCCTACAACAGATCACACAAAATTACAAGATGCTCTTGTGAAAGAGCCTTTGGTGTGTGGAAGTCTCGCTGGCGGTGCCTCCATAAATCAGGTGGTGGTATGATGTTTGTTCCCGACGGATGTGTGTACGTCATTGTTGCTACCGCTGTACTGGAGAACAtatgtaaagaaagaaatatccCATGCCCTGATAATGGTGAGGATGAATGTGAAAGCAGTGACGAAGAAGAAGAGGATGACGAACATGACGCCACTTATCATCAGCATCTCAGGGATGGAGCTATTACAAGACAGCAGCtgatacaaatatatttcaacaactaaggtaattattttatcatttattgtcatttaacAAGTGGAATGCAATTTAACATCAGTTAAAACAGCACTTTATTCAGATTAGAACTGAAAAATCGATTGacatgggtttttgtttttttaactgtcattactatttttttattacagatgTTAACTCCTCTAATAActaaattttcttcttttccatTTTTTTCTATGGATAATCTCTCCTGCTCCACTTGTAGCCTGCTCCTTTCGATTTGTACAAGATCGCGGGTAGGATCGCTGTCATCAGGGGATGTTTTTGTCAACGCCATATCTCTGCTTGGTCTCTTTGTAACTGTGGTTGAACTGTGAcagaaaataacatttatagACGTTTTTtccatatgtataataaatattttcgaAATACATTGATGAATTGAAACTGATTaatgtatatgataaattattatttgta
This Gigantopelta aegis isolate Gae_Host unplaced genomic scaffold, Gae_host_genome ctg5204_pilon_pilon:::debris, whole genome shotgun sequence DNA region includes the following protein-coding sequences:
- the LOC121366288 gene encoding putative nuclease HARBI1, coding for MTAALVAILDRRRIRRRQAVPRVIRDRNNPLDFMNDVELQNKYRLDRDGILYPCNKLQLDLERSTRRSGALPLSLQVIAALRYFATGSFQAVTGDVHGLSRFSVSRCVHTVSRSIVNKLMKIHIKFPRENNEIRSVKRDLYNLADFPNVLGALDGTLIPIKDPSIDEHLYFSHKGYHAINVQCVVSAKGVFLDIVAKWPCATHDALIWRNCDLAQQFETGHIKDGWLLGESGYSLKPWLMTPVSNPTTRQERAYNRSHKITRCSCERAFGVWKSRWRCLHKSGGGMMFVPDGCVYVIVATAVLENICKERNIPCPDNGEDECESSDEEEEDDEHDATYHQHLRDGAITRQQLIQIYFNN